A stretch of the Haladaptatus sp. R4 genome encodes the following:
- a CDS encoding SprT-like domain-containing protein, producing MALTWTAYQQHGWEQFSETVRHELIHAWQYHEFGDADHGATFTRWTDRLDTSQYCKRFTTPQWWLVCEDCGGRIPRYRCSKTVRNPEQYSCSKCGGGIRVEEDNGH from the coding sequence ATTGCGCTCACCTGGACGGCTTACCAGCAACACGGCTGGGAGCAATTCAGTGAAACCGTCCGGCACGAACTCATTCACGCGTGGCAGTACCACGAGTTCGGTGATGCGGACCACGGCGCAACCTTCACCCGTTGGACGGATCGCCTCGATACCTCGCAGTACTGCAAGCGATTCACTACACCACAATGGTGGCTCGTCTGCGAGGACTGCGGCGGTCGGATTCCACGGTATCGATGCTCGAAGACCGTCCGCAACCCCGAGCAGTACAGCTGTAGCAAGTGCGGTGGTGGAATTCGTGTGGAAGAGGACAACGGCCACTAA
- a CDS encoding helix-turn-helix domain-containing protein: protein MAQSAASTDSIPIAQLQTVVELLENPTLARIYTYALRSDGATVADFVTELDVPQGTAYDYVRTLEGAGLLTKQEDNRPYEFEAEPLSLTLTTDGETRTITDELVDAAARRTENEDIDVYIDRHGIDGLATALEYAHEFVDGTVNHRIMARELDLSPLEAEIILQALEPVIRAHSDDE from the coding sequence ATGGCACAGTCTGCCGCCTCCACCGATTCGATACCAATTGCGCAACTCCAAACAGTGGTCGAACTACTGGAGAACCCAACACTAGCGCGAATCTACACCTACGCGCTCCGTTCTGATGGCGCTACTGTCGCGGACTTCGTCACTGAACTAGATGTTCCACAGGGGACCGCCTACGACTACGTCCGAACGCTTGAGGGTGCGGGACTACTGACGAAACAAGAAGACAACCGTCCTTACGAATTCGAAGCCGAACCGCTCTCGCTCACGCTCACAACAGACGGCGAGACGCGAACCATCACGGACGAACTCGTAGACGCCGCCGCACGCCGCACAGAAAACGAGGATATCGACGTCTACATTGACCGGCATGGTATCGATGGCCTCGCAACTGCCCTAGAGTACGCTCATGAGTTCGTGGATGGCACCGTCAATCACCGAATCATGGCCCGTGAACTGGATCTGTCGCCACTCGAAGCAGAGATTATCTTGCAGGCCCTTGAACCGGTCATCCGTGCCCACTCCGACGACGAATGA
- a CDS encoding helix-turn-helix domain-containing protein — translation MSSRTIQTIPVFRHIIEDQLTDRQLTALRIAYFSGYYEQPRMSTGEELAERMGISKQAFHEHLRKAYATIFEHLLENDELSMEVDQ, via the coding sequence GTGTCCTCTCGCACGATCCAAACAATCCCCGTCTTTCGACACATCATCGAAGACCAGTTGACCGACCGGCAACTGACTGCATTGCGGATCGCGTACTTCAGTGGATACTACGAGCAACCTCGAATGAGTACGGGTGAGGAACTAGCAGAGCGAATGGGAATTTCAAAGCAAGCCTTTCATGAACATCTCCGGAAAGCATACGCCACAATATTTGAACACCTCTTGGAGAACGATGAACTCAGCATGGAGGTTGACCAGTAA
- a CDS encoding HalOD1 output domain-containing protein, with amino-acid sequence MTDHTPPSDDDHEQEDDAAYQTEFDPITDSVSEELITAVATLNDADPTEVALLSDFVDPEALDALFGARAAEKPREPNGHVLFNYDAYHIKVDSSGQITVHHSESSSDSEQSPSDE; translated from the coding sequence ATGACTGATCACACACCCCCATCCGACGATGATCACGAGCAGGAAGACGATGCGGCCTACCAAACGGAATTCGATCCGATAACGGACAGCGTCAGTGAAGAGCTAATCACAGCGGTTGCGACACTGAACGATGCTGACCCAACTGAAGTAGCACTCCTCTCGGATTTCGTTGATCCCGAAGCACTTGATGCGCTCTTCGGCGCACGGGCTGCAGAGAAACCACGTGAGCCGAATGGCCATGTCCTGTTCAACTACGATGCGTACCACATCAAGGTCGATAGCAGCGGGCAGATTACGGTTCACCACTCCGAATCAAGTTCCGACAGTGAACAGTCGCCGAGTGACGAGTAG
- a CDS encoding HalOD1 output domain-containing protein gives MTSSNDHTDDGTKLAQDGNEPDDPGMTFVTQAHYERESHRDLTTEIIFAIADAADVVPTDLKDPPLYECVDIAAIEDGFFGPKVAGHTRDSDGSVSFRYNQYRVEVASDGWITVSEPTAYGD, from the coding sequence ATGACGTCAAGTAATGACCACACTGATGATGGCACCAAACTTGCACAGGACGGAAACGAACCCGACGATCCCGGCATGACGTTTGTAACACAGGCTCACTACGAACGCGAGAGCCATCGCGATCTCACCACCGAAATCATCTTCGCGATTGCGGATGCCGCAGACGTCGTGCCGACGGATCTCAAGGATCCCCCGTTATACGAGTGTGTGGATATCGCTGCGATTGAAGACGGCTTCTTCGGGCCGAAGGTCGCCGGGCATACCCGTGATAGCGATGGGAGTGTTTCCTTCCGATATAATCAGTATCGCGTCGAGGTTGCCAGTGATGGGTGGATTACGGTGTCCGAGCCTACTGCGTACGGGGACTGA
- a CDS encoding alpha/beta fold hydrolase, which translates to MSINHKIIGEGFPIVILHGWSLDHQTMSSCLEPIFKERSGWKRIYIDLPGMGKSQPQEDIKNSDDILEVILKFIDQLIPNQPFLLCGQSYGGYLDRGILHFRRDLVRGMLLIAPVIIADHDERNVPDHQILRKDPSLISRLSSEDVAEFEPMAVIQGEQEWKRFCEEILLPSRNANTEFMDPIQRDGYGFTFDVDSDPSPFEYPTLIITGRQDSSVGYKDAWELIDDYSRATFATLDMAGHNLQIEQPDVFESLVNNWLDRAESIPSVKQ; encoded by the coding sequence TTGTCAATAAATCATAAAATAATCGGAGAGGGATTCCCGATAGTTATACTGCATGGCTGGTCTTTGGATCATCAAACGATGTCAAGCTGTTTGGAGCCAATATTCAAGGAACGAAGTGGTTGGAAAAGAATATATATAGATCTTCCCGGAATGGGCAAGTCACAGCCGCAAGAAGACATCAAAAATTCAGATGACATATTAGAGGTCATTCTGAAGTTTATTGATCAACTCATACCAAACCAGCCCTTCTTGCTTTGTGGACAATCATACGGTGGATATCTTGATCGTGGAATCCTTCATTTTCGCAGAGATCTGGTTCGTGGGATGTTGCTTATTGCGCCCGTGATTATTGCGGATCACGATGAAAGGAACGTACCTGATCATCAAATTTTGAGGAAAGATCCATCTCTTATCTCCCGATTGTCATCAGAAGATGTTGCCGAATTCGAACCAATGGCTGTGATACAAGGTGAACAAGAATGGAAGAGATTCTGTGAGGAAATTTTGCTTCCCTCACGAAACGCTAATACTGAGTTTATGGATCCTATTCAGCGGGACGGTTATGGGTTTACTTTCGATGTCGATAGTGACCCATCACCGTTTGAATATCCAACATTAATAATTACGGGTCGGCAGGATAGCAGCGTTGGATATAAAGATGCATGGGAGTTGATTGACGATTATTCACGGGCAACCTTTGCTACACTAGACATGGCAGGTCATAATCTGCAAATTGAACAACCCGATGTATTTGAATCACTAGTGAATAATTGGCTTGATAGAGCTGAATCTATACCGTCGGTGAAGCAATAA
- a CDS encoding HalOD1 output domain-containing protein, protein MCANRASAVALEALVQYDDLDLDEMGLRLYDLVDPEALDSLFCHQEESAPSVEFEVCDATVHVWQSDGEIRARVNDEHD, encoded by the coding sequence ATGTGTGCCAATCGAGCGAGCGCCGTCGCTCTTGAGGCATTAGTACAATACGACGACCTCGATCTCGACGAAATGGGCCTTCGACTCTACGATTTGGTTGATCCAGAGGCACTCGATAGCCTGTTTTGCCATCAGGAAGAATCTGCCCCTTCTGTAGAGTTCGAGGTTTGCGATGCTACGGTCCATGTATGGCAATCAGATGGCGAGATCCGAGCACGGGTCAATGATGAACATGACTAG
- a CDS encoding MBL fold metallo-hydrolase, with translation MSNTKFNPSEIARRVQDDDAEELFVLDVRREEDFEEWQIPGSTNVPVYDELLEYNYATLEDHLDELPEDKEIAVVCVAGITSARAAEFLREHGYDAESIDNGMNGWGRVHRQYDLTAADGVIQTIRPGTGCVSYLVHDDDEAVVVDPTQYIEEYLAIADEQDLEIIGVADTHAHADHVSGARRLAGELDVPYYLHGEDAGELDGVTELTDDDAITVGDRTLDVIYTPGHTPGSVSFEYGNVLLSGDTLFLRSVGRPDLEDSSEDAVREAASKLFESLERLTNYNDGTLVLPGHFSDETVRPLATDLDELQEETTNELLSYVEADDETAFVETIVDSLADEPANYNEIKQINWGKEQPGGDVESLELGPNNCAAN, from the coding sequence GTGAGCAATACCAAATTCAACCCATCCGAGATTGCGCGACGTGTACAGGACGATGACGCCGAAGAGCTGTTCGTTCTCGACGTCCGTCGAGAAGAGGACTTCGAAGAATGGCAGATTCCGGGAAGTACGAACGTACCAGTCTACGACGAACTCCTGGAGTACAATTACGCCACGCTCGAAGATCACCTCGACGAACTCCCTGAAGACAAAGAGATAGCCGTCGTCTGCGTTGCTGGCATTACGTCCGCTCGCGCGGCCGAGTTCCTCCGCGAACATGGGTACGACGCCGAATCCATCGACAACGGAATGAACGGTTGGGGTCGCGTCCACCGCCAGTATGACCTCACCGCTGCTGATGGCGTAATTCAAACCATCCGTCCCGGGACAGGCTGTGTCTCCTATCTCGTCCACGACGATGACGAAGCGGTCGTTGTCGATCCCACTCAATACATTGAGGAGTATCTAGCCATTGCCGACGAACAAGACCTCGAGATCATCGGCGTCGCAGACACACACGCACACGCCGACCACGTTTCCGGTGCTCGTCGCCTCGCTGGCGAACTCGACGTTCCGTACTACCTCCACGGCGAGGATGCAGGGGAACTCGATGGTGTGACCGAACTCACGGATGATGATGCAATCACTGTCGGTGACCGAACGCTCGATGTCATCTATACACCCGGCCATACGCCCGGTAGCGTCTCCTTCGAGTACGGCAACGTGCTCCTCTCCGGGGACACCCTGTTCCTCCGAAGCGTCGGTCGTCCCGATCTCGAAGACAGCTCCGAAGATGCCGTCCGCGAAGCTGCAAGCAAGCTATTCGAAAGCCTTGAGCGTCTCACCAATTACAACGATGGAACGCTCGTCCTCCCCGGGCACTTCAGCGATGAGACGGTTCGTCCACTTGCCACTGATCTCGATGAGCTCCAAGAAGAAACGACGAACGAACTTCTAAGCTACGTTGAGGCAGACGACGAGACTGCATTCGTCGAAACCATCGTTGACAGTCTCGCTGACGAGCCCGCCAACTATAACGAGATTAAGCAGATCAACTGGGGGAAAGAACAACCTGGTGGAGACGTCGAATCCCTCGAACTCGGTCCGAACAACTGCGCGGCAAACTAA
- a CDS encoding MFS transporter — MVAICTATPHRVCSWTNDRYRAERRPRPWRDILGVKSILVVGSFVVSFGFVKALLNLYGGKWSESYGRKPILIGGWLIALPIPIILIYAPNWWWITLGNVLLGINQGLAWSMSVNAKIDLAGSDARGLAVGLDEAFGYGGVALGAWVTGIIAAQYGLRPAPFYFLASVIVLAFVISVLSVKETLPYAEAEAANQTSETDAELPFQSILKRATWGDKTLFAASQAGNVEKFVDALVWIAYPLFLTTAGLSVVEVGTVIGVYGGLWGVLQLYTGKLADDIGRRPPVVTGMFIAGIGVLTTVIVNGYLFWLITAGITGVGMALLYPNLITVVGDAAHPSWRATGLGVYRMWRDAGYGFGAIVIGLTADLVSMEAAFYLVAIAMFVSGGITLVWMRETHPEQDTDGGLTTQISGSSSDN, encoded by the coding sequence TTGGTCGCAATTTGCACTGCAACTCCTCATCGTGTTTGCAGTTGGACTAACGATCGGTACCGAGCGGAACGTCGTCCCCGTCCTTGGCGAGATATTTTAGGGGTCAAATCGATACTCGTCGTCGGATCGTTCGTGGTGAGCTTTGGCTTCGTCAAAGCGTTACTCAACCTCTATGGAGGAAAGTGGTCGGAATCGTATGGTCGCAAGCCGATTCTTATTGGTGGGTGGCTCATTGCATTACCAATTCCGATCATCCTGATCTATGCACCAAACTGGTGGTGGATCACGCTGGGGAACGTTCTCCTCGGAATTAATCAGGGATTGGCATGGAGTATGAGCGTCAACGCAAAGATCGATCTCGCCGGAAGCGATGCTCGTGGGCTCGCCGTCGGACTTGACGAAGCATTCGGGTATGGTGGAGTCGCCCTCGGCGCATGGGTCACGGGCATCATCGCTGCACAATACGGACTTCGACCTGCCCCCTTCTACTTCCTTGCAAGCGTTATCGTACTCGCATTCGTTATCTCGGTTCTGTCTGTGAAGGAGACGCTTCCCTATGCAGAGGCCGAAGCTGCGAATCAGACTAGCGAGACGGACGCTGAGCTTCCGTTTCAATCGATACTGAAACGTGCGACATGGGGTGACAAAACGCTGTTTGCAGCATCGCAAGCCGGAAATGTCGAGAAGTTCGTCGACGCGCTAGTCTGGATCGCCTATCCCCTTTTCTTAACGACTGCTGGGTTGTCAGTCGTGGAGGTTGGGACAGTTATTGGGGTCTATGGAGGTCTCTGGGGGGTTCTTCAATTATACACCGGAAAGCTCGCAGATGACATCGGTCGGCGTCCGCCTGTCGTGACTGGGATGTTCATTGCTGGCATCGGTGTGCTTACGACAGTGATCGTCAATGGATACTTGTTCTGGCTCATAACCGCTGGCATCACAGGGGTTGGAATGGCGCTTCTCTACCCCAACCTCATCACAGTCGTGGGTGATGCCGCTCACCCATCGTGGCGGGCGACTGGCCTTGGCGTGTATCGAATGTGGCGTGACGCGGGGTACGGATTCGGAGCCATCGTGATCGGCCTAACAGCTGATCTTGTCTCAATGGAAGCCGCGTTCTATCTCGTTGCGATAGCGATGTTCGTCTCAGGGGGTATTACACTCGTGTGGATGCGAGAGACGCATCCTGAACAGGATACGGATGGAGGCCTTACAACTCAGATATCGGGATCCTCTAGCGACAATTGA
- a CDS encoding ubiquinol-cytochrome c reductase iron-sulfur subunit, with translation MAHDESNRPTDNAGTDEQTSEEERQREREGTLVKRADGDGYEYHPPEMSRRTVAKWLAAVGGGVAIGSIGVSTIGAISDAGVGAGRGSSYKTVYVKGTHLVDKNGARLNANNALPSGSGKERVVLPELRSGKPLKTSAAPTLLLRFPEGKYTKPTHTDWTADGYVAYSMVCTHEGCLVSERSGENLHCPCHNSIYDPLKGAEVLSGPAPRPLPQLPIGISTKGHLLVATGPFDAPIGPQ, from the coding sequence ATGGCACACGATGAATCTAATCGACCAACAGATAATGCGGGAACGGACGAGCAAACGAGCGAAGAAGAGCGACAGCGTGAACGAGAGGGGACTCTTGTTAAACGTGCGGATGGTGATGGATATGAGTATCATCCACCAGAGATGTCACGGCGAACGGTAGCAAAATGGCTGGCAGCAGTCGGTGGCGGCGTTGCAATTGGTAGTATCGGTGTGAGTACAATCGGCGCAATCTCGGATGCTGGTGTCGGCGCTGGCCGGGGATCATCCTACAAGACGGTATATGTGAAGGGAACCCACCTCGTGGATAAGAACGGTGCCCGACTGAACGCAAACAATGCGCTACCATCCGGATCCGGGAAGGAGCGTGTCGTTCTTCCGGAGCTGAGATCAGGAAAACCACTCAAAACCTCCGCGGCACCGACCTTGTTGCTTCGATTTCCCGAAGGGAAGTACACGAAGCCGACTCACACCGATTGGACAGCCGACGGGTACGTGGCGTACTCGATGGTTTGTACGCATGAAGGGTGTCTTGTTTCGGAGCGAAGCGGCGAGAATCTTCACTGTCCCTGCCATAATAGTATATATGATCCACTCAAAGGAGCGGAAGTCCTCAGTGGTCCTGCACCCCGGCCACTTCCACAACTTCCCATTGGTATCAGTACGAAAGGTCATCTCTTGGTCGCAACCGGGCCGTTCGATGCACCCATCGGACCCCAATAA
- a CDS encoding SprT-like domain-containing protein — MALLDRARQHATNVAAEHFPDLPVETIDWEVSHRAQRQAGVTKYDPATAAITIALTWKAYQQHGWEQFSETVRHELIHA, encoded by the coding sequence ATAGCCCTCCTCGACCGAGCACGACAGCACGCAACGAACGTCGCCGCTGAACACTTCCCTGACCTGCCGGTCGAAACGATCGATTGGGAGGTATCACATCGAGCCCAACGACAGGCAGGCGTCACGAAGTACGACCCTGCAACAGCGGCAATCACGATCGCGTTGACCTGGAAAGCTTACCAGCAACACGGCTGGGAGCAATTCAGTGAAACCGTCCGGCACGAACTCATCCACGCCTGA
- a CDS encoding SDR family oxidoreductase, which yields MDVLVAGSHGQVGQHIIDLLSQSDHTVRGMVRDDRQVEDIEDLGAEAVVADLTQDVSHAVEGCDAIIFAAGSGGDDVWGVDRDGAINLIEAAENQDVERFVMLSSINADSPEESPEALQEYLAAKAEADKALQESELLYTIIRPGPLTNEPSTGQIKIGDDLERDGDIPRADVAGTLVTALSLESTYGETFEILSGEIQIQTALMELG from the coding sequence ATGGATGTACTGGTTGCAGGCTCTCACGGTCAAGTCGGACAGCACATTATCGATCTACTGAGTCAGAGTGATCATACCGTTCGAGGAATGGTTCGAGACGATCGCCAAGTAGAAGATATCGAAGATCTCGGGGCAGAGGCGGTCGTCGCAGACCTCACCCAGGATGTGTCGCATGCAGTTGAAGGATGTGATGCAATTATTTTTGCTGCCGGATCTGGTGGCGATGACGTGTGGGGAGTTGATCGAGATGGAGCGATCAATTTGATTGAAGCTGCAGAAAATCAAGATGTCGAACGGTTTGTGATGCTAAGCTCAATCAATGCTGACTCGCCCGAAGAGAGCCCCGAAGCGCTCCAAGAGTATTTGGCTGCGAAAGCTGAAGCCGATAAAGCACTCCAAGAAAGTGAGTTACTCTATACGATCATTCGGCCAGGCCCGTTAACGAATGAGCCGAGTACTGGTCAAATCAAAATCGGGGATGATCTTGAGCGAGATGGAGATATTCCGCGTGCCGATGTCGCCGGAACACTCGTCACTGCGCTCTCCCTAGAGAGTACATATGGGGAGACGTTCGAGATTCTTTCAGGTGAAATACAGATTCAAACAGCACTAATGGAGCTTGGATAG
- a CDS encoding helix-turn-helix domain-containing protein translates to MDEVLEYGSTIPWVAASTPSILFGIGQLPLMREFVFRIEYEHGINPIMDVFMDYPSAHARTLTCHVSKSGIWRIDRIAGPTEALDQIDSVYDSHEQCLECVTDDHAHLDWEYELLDADRHTRTVYLYRPATTDCHSIPCLAAHYLGDGLLAEAERRTNTYEWHLLMRNDENVGDLYESLNAHLQDGLSVHFEQLGEPCHWAERTISVAELPYEQRAAAEAAVANGYYETPREISLNELANTIDVPRSTLQYRLQQAESWIMTRFVKDSTLNGVALLDQEVERRR, encoded by the coding sequence ATGGACGAGGTACTGGAATACGGCAGCACTATTCCATGGGTAGCCGCGTCAACCCCAAGCATTTTATTCGGTATAGGCCAACTTCCCTTGATGCGAGAATTCGTTTTCAGAATTGAGTACGAACATGGGATCAATCCGATTATGGATGTGTTCATGGACTACCCCAGTGCTCACGCTCGGACGCTTACATGCCATGTCTCGAAAAGCGGCATCTGGCGTATTGATCGGATCGCTGGACCCACAGAAGCGCTTGATCAGATAGACAGCGTGTATGACTCGCATGAACAGTGCCTTGAATGTGTAACTGATGATCACGCACACCTCGATTGGGAGTACGAGTTGCTCGATGCTGATCGCCATACTCGGACCGTGTATCTGTACCGACCGGCGACAACAGACTGTCACTCGATTCCATGTCTAGCGGCCCATTATCTTGGAGACGGTCTCCTCGCTGAGGCTGAACGACGAACAAACACCTACGAATGGCATCTGCTTATGCGGAATGATGAGAACGTTGGTGATCTATACGAATCGCTCAATGCACATCTCCAAGATGGACTCTCGGTACATTTTGAACAGCTTGGAGAGCCTTGTCATTGGGCTGAGCGGACTATCTCAGTGGCTGAACTTCCCTATGAACAACGAGCAGCCGCTGAAGCTGCAGTTGCTAATGGCTACTATGAGACACCACGTGAGATCTCACTCAACGAACTCGCAAACACAATTGACGTTCCACGGTCGACACTCCAATATCGGTTGCAACAAGCTGAATCGTGGATTATGACTCGCTTCGTAAAAGACTCGACACTAAATGGTGTCGCGTTGCTCGATCAAGAGGTTGAGAGACGGAGATAG
- the yciH gene encoding stress response translation initiation inhibitor YciH, giving the protein MSNNLNDIAGLPDELNIGDDLARSEQRALIRIDTRRYGKAMTIVEGLDSSSVDLEELASTLKSKLAVGGTVTDGHIELQGEHRSRLREILGEEGFQVKT; this is encoded by the coding sequence GTGAGCAACAACCTCAACGACATCGCTGGACTACCTGACGAGCTTAACATCGGAGATGACCTCGCTCGTTCCGAGCAACGGGCCTTGATCCGTATCGATACGCGTCGCTATGGCAAAGCGATGACGATTGTCGAAGGCTTAGATTCATCTAGCGTTGATCTCGAAGAACTCGCCTCAACACTGAAGAGCAAACTCGCTGTCGGTGGCACCGTCACTGATGGGCATATCGAACTACAAGGCGAGCATCGTTCCCGATTACGAGAAATACTCGGAGAAGAAGGCTTTCAGGTCAAGACCTAG
- a CDS encoding transcription initiation factor IIB family protein, with amino-acid sequence MIDWLLLTVEALTTLTGEKPLSSNSVTSEKTTFERGPTSKATSRTPETEHENNENTITEQTVCPECGGQLEADSKRGETVCTECGLVVDEDSIDHGPEWRAFDSNERDQKSRVGAPTTKMMHDKGLSTNISWQNKDAYGNSLSARQRQKMQRLRTWNERFRTRDSKERNLKQALGEIQRMSSALGLSKANRETASVVYRRALDEDLLPGRSIEGVATAAVYAAIRQTQTPRTLEAVAQVSRVDELEFKRAYRYINRELGLEIGPPDAENYIASSASELAISDTTERQAHDLLRIGKEAGLHSGRNPVGLAAAAIYAAALLTDEKVTQDEVSAVTDVSTVTIRNRYQELLAAASECDSDIQVTAQTKGDNSQLRAISAAK; translated from the coding sequence TTGATTGACTGGCTCTTACTTACTGTTGAAGCGTTGACTACGCTTACAGGTGAGAAACCACTCTCATCGAATTCAGTCACCTCTGAAAAAACCACATTTGAACGTGGACCGACGTCAAAGGCCACGTCCCGGACCCCGGAAACAGAGCACGAAAACAATGAGAACACGATTACCGAGCAAACCGTCTGTCCAGAATGCGGCGGTCAGTTAGAAGCGGACAGCAAGCGGGGTGAAACCGTGTGTACCGAATGTGGACTCGTCGTTGATGAAGATTCCATTGACCATGGACCAGAATGGCGAGCATTCGATTCAAACGAACGAGATCAGAAGTCCCGTGTGGGTGCCCCAACGACGAAAATGATGCACGATAAGGGACTTTCGACGAACATCAGTTGGCAGAACAAAGACGCCTACGGAAACTCGCTTTCAGCCCGTCAGCGTCAGAAGATGCAACGTCTTCGCACATGGAATGAGCGCTTCCGCACCCGTGATAGTAAAGAGCGTAACCTCAAACAGGCGCTCGGAGAGATCCAACGCATGAGTTCCGCGCTTGGTCTATCCAAGGCCAATCGTGAGACTGCCTCCGTTGTCTATCGGCGTGCGCTTGACGAAGATCTCTTGCCTGGTCGTTCTATCGAGGGCGTTGCAACTGCTGCAGTCTATGCAGCGATCCGACAGACACAGACACCAAGAACGCTTGAAGCGGTAGCGCAAGTGAGCCGGGTCGATGAACTGGAGTTCAAACGAGCCTATCGCTATATTAATCGCGAGCTTGGCCTCGAGATCGGACCACCGGATGCAGAGAATTACATCGCTTCGTCTGCATCAGAGCTCGCAATCAGCGACACTACCGAACGGCAGGCCCACGACCTACTCCGGATCGGCAAAGAAGCCGGACTTCATAGTGGCCGGAATCCAGTTGGACTTGCTGCTGCGGCCATTTACGCAGCTGCGTTACTGACTGATGAGAAGGTGACGCAAGATGAGGTATCGGCAGTAACTGACGTGAGCACCGTTACGATTCGGAATCGGTATCAGGAACTCCTTGCGGCTGCAAGTGAATGCGACTCTGACATCCAAGTAACGGCACAGACGAAGGGCGACAA